In the genome of Bremerella sp. JC817, one region contains:
- the asnB gene encoding asparagine synthase (glutamine-hydrolyzing), giving the protein MCGIAGAFWVSPENEVSEEVLRRMTDSLSHRGPDDSGVYHRSPRDLQPYGLVPGIGLGHRRLSIIDLSGGHQPLANEDQSVWTVFNGEIFNYKSLRARLEGAGHTFQTHSDTEAIVHLYEDEGPELFSHFNGMFAIAIWDARHRRIVLGRDRLGQKPLYYTIQGDRLLFGSELKAILQVPGVSREIDPGAIDAYLTYQYVPHPQCIFRGIHKLPPGHYLTFDGKQLTVKNYWKPDFSNEINISLEAAKQELIRLFTDSVRLRLQADVPLGAFLSGGIDSSLVVATMKKLTDQKVKTFSIGFPQKEYDETSYARQVAMHLGTEHHEFQVTPDALEMLPKLIHHYDEPFADSSAIPTWYVAQRTREHVTVALSGDGGDELFAGYDRYRAVRLAALVDMLGPVGRFGSKVGMKFLPAGGPQKSRLRRARRFAEAIAMTPGRRYLDWISIFNETRRSELYADEFVEKLPDVDPYAFLNSAWKRVGKRDVMTAASLADLTTYLPCDLNTKVDIASMAHALECRQPFLDYRLAEFAIRLPSKWKWRMGRGKFLLKHAFGDQLPPNIWKRRKMGFGVPLNTWFRNQLRGLLHDTLLSETAMSRGYFRRDTVEMLLKEHDQNQFDHSARLWALLVLELWHREWVDA; this is encoded by the coding sequence ATGTGTGGCATCGCGGGCGCGTTCTGGGTTTCTCCTGAAAACGAGGTGAGCGAAGAAGTTCTCCGGCGGATGACCGACAGCTTGTCGCATCGCGGGCCGGACGACTCCGGCGTCTACCATCGCTCGCCGAGAGATCTTCAGCCTTACGGCCTGGTGCCAGGTATCGGGCTCGGGCATCGTCGCCTTTCGATCATCGACCTCAGCGGCGGTCATCAGCCGCTGGCCAACGAAGACCAGTCGGTGTGGACCGTCTTCAATGGCGAAATCTTCAACTACAAATCATTGCGAGCCCGTCTGGAAGGTGCCGGTCACACCTTTCAAACTCACAGCGATACCGAAGCGATCGTTCATCTGTACGAAGATGAAGGGCCAGAACTGTTCTCGCACTTCAACGGCATGTTCGCCATCGCGATCTGGGACGCACGACATCGCCGCATCGTGCTGGGTCGCGATCGCCTCGGGCAGAAGCCGCTGTACTACACCATTCAAGGCGACCGGTTGCTGTTCGGCAGCGAACTGAAAGCAATCCTTCAGGTACCTGGCGTCTCGCGTGAGATCGATCCCGGCGCGATCGATGCCTACCTGACGTATCAATACGTTCCGCATCCGCAATGCATCTTCCGGGGCATCCACAAACTGCCGCCGGGGCATTACCTGACCTTCGATGGCAAGCAGCTCACTGTCAAGAATTATTGGAAGCCTGACTTCTCGAACGAGATCAACATTTCGCTAGAGGCTGCCAAGCAGGAACTGATTCGATTGTTCACCGATTCGGTTCGATTGCGACTTCAGGCCGACGTTCCGCTGGGGGCGTTTCTTTCGGGCGGGATCGATTCGTCGCTGGTGGTGGCGACCATGAAGAAGCTGACCGATCAGAAGGTGAAAACCTTCTCGATTGGTTTTCCGCAGAAGGAATACGACGAGACCAGTTATGCTCGCCAGGTTGCGATGCACCTGGGGACCGAACATCACGAGTTTCAGGTCACGCCTGATGCCCTCGAGATGCTACCGAAGCTGATCCATCACTACGACGAACCATTCGCCGACAGCTCGGCGATTCCGACCTGGTACGTCGCCCAGAGGACCCGCGAACATGTCACCGTCGCGCTCAGTGGCGATGGCGGCGACGAGCTGTTCGCCGGATACGATCGCTACCGAGCCGTTCGCCTGGCGGCATTGGTCGACATGCTCGGTCCGGTCGGTCGCTTTGGCTCGAAGGTCGGCATGAAGTTTCTTCCGGCAGGTGGCCCACAGAAGTCACGACTGAGGCGCGCTCGCCGTTTCGCCGAAGCAATCGCGATGACGCCAGGACGACGTTACCTCGACTGGATCAGTATCTTCAACGAAACGCGTCGCAGCGAGCTTTACGCCGACGAGTTCGTCGAAAAGCTGCCCGATGTCGATCCGTATGCGTTCCTGAACTCGGCCTGGAAACGCGTCGGCAAACGCGACGTGATGACGGCCGCCTCGCTGGCCGACCTGACGACCTATTTACCGTGCGACTTGAACACGAAGGTCGACATCGCATCGATGGCCCACGCACTCGAATGCCGGCAACCGTTTCTCGACTATCGACTCGCCGAGTTCGCGATCCGCTTGCCATCGAAGTGGAAATGGCGGATGGGTCGCGGCAAGTTCCTGCTGAAGCATGCCTTCGGCGATCAGTTGCCGCCGAACATCTGGAAGCGACGCAAGATGGGCTTTGGTGTGCCGCTGAACACCTGGTTCCGCAATCAGCTTCGTGGTTTGCTGCACGATACGCTGCTATCTGAAACCGCGATGAGCCGCGGTTATTTCCGGCGTGATACGGTCGAGATGCTGTTGAAAGAGCACGACCAGAACCAGTTCGATCACAGTGCCCGGCTGTGGGCACTGTTGGTTCTTGAACTGTGGCATCGCGAATGGGTCGATGCCTAG
- a CDS encoding RsmD family RNA methyltransferase, translating into MAKRRPTNKKPNRGSGPQSQPMVDTPMRIIGGQLKNKRIEYSGDTRTRPMKERVREAVFNLVGPSIKGKIAVDLFAGTGALGLEAISRGAIHAHLIERHVPTSKLIRANAEELEVVDQVSIYAHNSFIWVKKELDNLPRTPWAVFICPPYEFFVSRIEEMDKQINTLIENAPDGSVLIVEFDQQYDGAKLPDAENWDVRVYSPAHVGIYRVTEEDASDEPAE; encoded by the coding sequence ATGGCCAAACGTCGCCCCACCAATAAGAAGCCCAATCGTGGATCCGGCCCGCAATCGCAGCCGATGGTGGACACGCCGATGCGCATCATCGGTGGCCAACTGAAGAACAAGCGAATCGAGTACTCCGGGGACACGCGTACCCGTCCAATGAAGGAACGGGTTCGCGAGGCGGTTTTCAACCTGGTCGGCCCTTCGATCAAAGGAAAGATCGCCGTCGACCTGTTCGCTGGTACCGGAGCCCTCGGGCTGGAAGCAATCAGCCGCGGCGCGATCCACGCCCATCTGATTGAACGCCACGTTCCGACGTCGAAGCTGATCCGGGCCAACGCCGAAGAACTGGAAGTAGTCGACCAGGTTTCGATCTACGCCCATAACTCGTTTATCTGGGTGAAGAAGGAACTGGATAATCTGCCGCGGACCCCTTGGGCTGTGTTTATCTGCCCTCCGTACGAATTCTTCGTGTCGCGTATCGAAGAGATGGACAAGCAAATCAACACCCTGATCGAGAACGCTCCGGACGGAAGCGTGTTGATTGTAGAGTTCGATCAGCAGTACGACGGCGCGAAACTTCCTGACGCCGAGAACTGGGACGTCCGTGTCTACTCGCCGGCGCATGTCGGTATCTATCGAGTTACGGAAGAAGACGCGTCCGACGAGCCAGCCGAATAA
- a CDS encoding MarR family transcriptional regulator has translation MPESILQKQLKKEQPFESIELETFLNLLRSHNMIAAAPGRLMKRHGLSSAQYNILKILDSHHGEGLPCLEIVQQMVTRVPDITRLVDRLAEAQLVERNRSESDRRVVMISITPKGRQLVETIRSPLLEIHKQNLGHMTEDELFQLNQLLVKARMRAEATPLCDGSE, from the coding sequence TTGCCCGAATCGATTCTTCAGAAGCAGCTGAAAAAGGAACAGCCGTTCGAGTCGATCGAGCTGGAAACCTTTCTGAACCTGCTTCGCTCGCACAACATGATCGCGGCCGCTCCTGGTCGTTTGATGAAGCGGCATGGTCTGTCCAGTGCCCAGTACAACATTCTGAAGATCCTCGATTCGCATCATGGCGAAGGGCTGCCATGCCTGGAGATCGTTCAGCAGATGGTCACCCGCGTTCCCGATATTACGCGACTGGTCGACCGCCTGGCCGAGGCCCAACTGGTCGAGCGCAATCGCAGCGAAAGCGATCGCCGCGTGGTCATGATTTCGATCACCCCCAAAGGACGCCAACTGGTCGAAACGATCCGCAGCCCATTGCTTGAAATCCACAAGCAAAACCTCGGGCACATGACCGAAGATGAACTCTTCCAGTTGAACCAACTGCTGGTGAAGGCCCGGATGCGAGCAGAAGCCACACCTCTTTGCGACGGATCTGAATAG
- a CDS encoding glutathione peroxidase: MAADEVLTGEVKSLEGEKVDLSKYKGKVVMVVNVASKCGKTPQYEPLQALYEKYGDQGFTVLGFPCNQFRGQEPGSAADIRAFCTDKYNVTFPMFEKVEVNGDGTLPLYSKLKSFDSDPGDVKWNFEKFLIGKDGKVVARFRTPVEPDDAKVVEAIETQLKKD; encoded by the coding sequence ATGGCTGCCGATGAAGTTTTGACTGGTGAAGTGAAGTCGCTGGAAGGCGAAAAGGTCGATCTTTCCAAGTACAAGGGGAAGGTGGTCATGGTTGTGAATGTCGCCAGCAAGTGCGGCAAGACTCCTCAGTACGAACCGCTGCAGGCTCTGTACGAAAAGTATGGTGACCAGGGCTTCACCGTCCTCGGCTTCCCATGCAATCAGTTCCGTGGTCAGGAACCTGGCTCCGCTGCCGACATCCGTGCTTTCTGCACCGACAAGTACAACGTGACCTTCCCAATGTTTGAAAAGGTCGAAGTCAACGGCGACGGCACCTTGCCGCTGTACAGCAAGTTGAAGAGCTTCGACAGCGATCCTGGCGACGTGAAGTGGAACTTCGAGAAGTTCCTGATCGGCAAAGATGGCAAAGTGGTTGCCCGTTTCCGTACCCCAGTCGAACCAGACGACGCCAAGGTAGTGGAAGCGATCGAAACGCAATTGAAGAAGGACTAG